From a region of the Alphaproteobacteria bacterium genome:
- a CDS encoding helix-turn-helix domain-containing protein translates to MTTNSEIEKRHDLGIARVKRIRNRALVRERRGQILDAALELFIEKGYHRTTIRDICARSGTNQASLYDYVQNKDDILRRLLYRMHHPERPEGDGEPCEPADFESFEAYLVDFFSFAWTENKKAIQLTYRTAGDMARDDLAEVLGRDAALVDSVAAGIDHFFELSADDDRVVLVANVVVFLDAFLPLRGWNLRQFEAEYLARTLAGLVSDMIAGLENDAVTEAQRRRA, encoded by the coding sequence GTGACAACGAACAGCGAGATCGAGAAGCGACACGACCTGGGTATCGCGCGCGTCAAGCGCATCCGCAACCGGGCCCTGGTGCGGGAACGCCGGGGGCAAATCCTCGATGCCGCGCTCGAGCTCTTTATCGAGAAGGGCTATCACCGCACCACCATCCGCGATATCTGTGCCCGTTCGGGTACCAACCAGGCCAGCCTCTACGACTACGTCCAGAACAAGGACGACATCCTGCGCCGCCTGCTCTACCGCATGCACCATCCCGAGCGGCCCGAAGGCGATGGCGAGCCCTGCGAGCCCGCGGATTTCGAGAGCTTCGAGGCCTATCTGGTCGATTTCTTCAGCTTCGCCTGGACCGAGAACAAGAAGGCCATCCAGCTTACCTACCGCACCGCCGGCGACATGGCCCGGGACGACCTGGCCGAGGTGCTGGGCCGCGACGCCGCCCTGGTCGACAGCGTGGCCGCGGGCATCGACCATTTCTTTGAGCTCTCGGCCGACGACGACCGCGTCGTCCTGGTGGCCAACGTCGTCGTCTTTCTCGATGCCTTCCTGCCGCTCCGGGGCTGGAACCTGCGCCAGTTCGAAGCCGAATACCTGGCCCGCACCCTGGCCGGCCTGGTCAGCGACATGATCGCCGGCCTGGAGAACGACGCGGTCACCGAGGCCCAGAGGCGCCGGGCCTAA
- a CDS encoding branched-chain amino acid ABC transporter permease: protein MSALTAARRAQYAQAKRRRLISWGVVLAVLAALPFVFQLNIFALAVMTQMGIAVIFALSYNMMLGQGGMLSFGHAVYFGMGGFLAMHFMNFIEEGVIPLPIPLLPLIGGLFGLLIAIIIGSFSTRRAGTVFAMISMGIAELVAASSLIFVAFFGGEEGISGDRTMGPNLLSFDYASEIEVYYIVAIWVAIAIYFMHRFSRTPAGRMANAVRDNSERAEFVGYSQRAVRWMSFCGAGFFAGVAGGSFAIAYEILTEETLNVVTSFGVLLWAYIGGIGFFIGPIVGAIFYTFLQTVMSNYTEIWVFYVAIIFLLTVSFVPAGLTGIMMMHLPAYQNGRLKLLFQPYALMAVPGLLFVFGVVGFLELGHFMKLTAATERETSLFFITMNVDSVVPWLAFAIMVGLGIFGMRRLMPGLMAAWTEANPTLGAAVKAAPEATIETVEDEAAVKEGAASP, encoded by the coding sequence ATGAGCGCGCTGACCGCTGCCCGCCGGGCCCAGTACGCCCAAGCCAAGCGGCGCCGGCTGATATCCTGGGGCGTGGTCCTGGCCGTGCTGGCGGCGTTGCCCTTTGTCTTCCAACTGAACATCTTTGCGCTCGCGGTGATGACCCAGATGGGCATCGCCGTGATCTTTGCGCTCAGTTACAACATGATGCTGGGCCAGGGCGGCATGCTGTCGTTCGGCCATGCCGTTTACTTCGGCATGGGCGGCTTCCTGGCCATGCACTTCATGAACTTCATCGAGGAAGGCGTGATCCCGCTGCCGATCCCGCTGCTGCCTCTGATCGGCGGCCTTTTCGGTCTGCTCATCGCCATTATCATCGGCAGCTTCTCGACGCGGCGCGCCGGTACCGTTTTCGCCATGATCTCGATGGGCATCGCCGAGTTGGTGGCCGCCTCGTCGCTGATTTTCGTCGCCTTCTTCGGCGGCGAGGAAGGCATCAGCGGCGACCGCACCATGGGCCCCAATCTGTTGAGCTTCGACTATGCCTCGGAGATCGAGGTCTACTACATCGTCGCCATCTGGGTGGCCATCGCGATTTATTTCATGCACCGCTTCTCGCGTACCCCGGCCGGGCGCATGGCCAACGCCGTGCGCGACAACTCCGAACGGGCCGAGTTCGTCGGCTACAGCCAGCGCGCCGTGCGCTGGATGTCGTTCTGTGGCGCCGGCTTCTTCGCCGGCGTGGCCGGCGGCTCATTCGCCATTGCCTACGAGATCCTGACCGAAGAGACGCTAAACGTGGTGACCTCGTTCGGTGTCCTGCTATGGGCCTACATCGGCGGCATCGGCTTCTTCATCGGCCCCATCGTCGGCGCCATCTTCTATACCTTCCTGCAGACCGTGATGAGCAACTACACCGAGATCTGGGTATTTTACGTCGCCATCATCTTCCTGCTCACGGTGTCCTTCGTTCCGGCGGGCCTCACCGGCATCATGATGATGCACCTGCCGGCCTACCAGAACGGCCGGCTGAAGCTGCTCTTCCAGCCCTATGCCTTGATGGCGGTGCCGGGGCTGTTGTTCGTGTTCGGCGTGGTCGGTTTTCTCGAACTTGGGCATTTCATGAAACTGACCGCGGCGACGGAGCGCGAAACCAGTTTGTTTTTCATCACCATGAACGTCGATTCCGTGGTGCCCTGGTTGGCTTTCGCGATCATGGTCGGGCTCGGCATTTTCGGCATGCGCCGCTTGATGCCCGGCTTGATGGCGGCCTGGACCGAAGCCAATCCGACGCTGGGCGCAGCCGTCAAGGCAGCGCCCGAGGCGACAATCGAGACCGTCGAGGACGAGGCTGCGGTTAAAGAGGGAGCGGCTTCTCCATGA
- a CDS encoding methylenetetrahydrofolate reductase, which produces MSNTAEVQDTASGQKSRSRLERVLADGHFAVTGEIGPPKGWDPEVIEKKAELLAGYVDGANITDNQTAIVRMSSIAAGIIAKRKGLEPIIQMTCRDRNRLAIQSDLLGAAAHGINTILCLSGDHQSFGNHPGAKNVHDIDSLQLVQMVKGLREGRFQCGEEIKGGGPGYFVGAAANPFAEPYDWRPYRLAKKATAGADFIQTQLIYDMDHFRAYMKKVVDLGVHERTKILAGVGPLKSTGMAKYMRDRVPGMMVPEACVQRMAGAVAEVDPDDKPARAEAWRAEGIKLCIEQIQEIREIEGVAGVHIMAIEWEAAIKPLVEGAGLYPRPEVGDD; this is translated from the coding sequence ATGAGCAACACCGCCGAAGTCCAGGATACGGCGTCGGGCCAGAAGTCCCGATCCCGGCTCGAACGCGTCCTCGCCGACGGCCATTTCGCCGTCACCGGCGAGATCGGTCCGCCCAAGGGTTGGGACCCAGAAGTCATCGAAAAGAAAGCCGAGCTTTTGGCCGGCTACGTCGACGGCGCCAACATCACCGACAACCAAACCGCCATCGTGCGCATGTCCTCGATCGCCGCCGGCATCATCGCCAAGCGAAAAGGCCTGGAGCCGATCATCCAGATGACCTGTCGCGACCGCAATCGCCTGGCCATACAGAGCGACCTCTTGGGCGCCGCGGCGCACGGCATCAACACCATCCTTTGCCTCTCGGGCGACCACCAGTCGTTCGGCAACCATCCCGGGGCCAAGAACGTCCACGACATCGATTCGCTGCAACTCGTGCAGATGGTCAAGGGGCTGCGTGAGGGCCGCTTCCAGTGCGGCGAGGAAATCAAGGGTGGCGGCCCCGGCTACTTCGTCGGCGCGGCGGCCAATCCCTTCGCCGAGCCCTACGACTGGCGGCCCTACCGCCTGGCCAAGAAGGCCACCGCCGGGGCCGACTTCATCCAGACGCAGTTGATCTACGACATGGACCATTTTCGCGCCTATATGAAAAAGGTCGTCGATCTCGGCGTCCACGAACGGACCAAGATCTTGGCCGGCGTGGGGCCGCTCAAATCCACCGGCATGGCCAAGTACATGCGCGACCGTGTGCCGGGCATGATGGTGCCCGAGGCCTGCGTCCAGCGCATGGCCGGTGCCGTGGCCGAGGTCGACCCTGACGACAAGCCGGCCCGGGCCGAGGCCTGGCGGGCCGAGGGTATCAAGCTCTGTATCGAGCAGATCCAGGAGATCCGCGAGATCGAGGGCGTGGCCGGCGTCCACATCATGGCCATCGAATGGGAGGCCGCGATCAAGCCGCTGGTCGAGGGCGCCGGGCTCTACCCGCGGCCCGAGGTGGGGGACGATTGA
- a CDS encoding heterodisulfide reductase-related iron-sulfur binding cluster: protein MDARVESVPAAALSQTVLEAIGENVFRCYQCVKCSSGCPLAAHFDLTPNQVMRSLQLGLPDVLESRAIWLCASCHTCATRCPQEIDVTAVMDTLRQEAKKRGIAPAIPEIAHFNDIFLANIKLFGRVFEVGLMGLLNLRLGQPFRHLDLAWQMLKRRRLGFLPKFVRPARKAKPATGKQAVAYFPGCALEGSSAEYDRTARRVAKQLGIDLVEPPGWTCCGSSPAHASDHTLATVLPMRTIATVEKMGVDTITSPCSSCFARLKTAEHEVTSDQRAAAAAEAETGYTYQGGVSVEHLIDTLYRKAGLDAIAAQVSKPLEGLKVACYYGCLITRPAKLTGAAHYEYPQQMDELMRALGAEPVDWSFKTECCGNSLSLTQTEVATELSGRVVRNAQDCGAEAVVTMCPMCHLNLDARQPEMRLEAPVPILHATQLMLLAFGSDEGTAELSKNITDPRPLLDAKGVLG from the coding sequence GTGGACGCCAGAGTCGAATCCGTGCCCGCGGCAGCGCTTTCCCAGACCGTTCTCGAAGCCATCGGCGAGAACGTCTTTCGCTGCTACCAGTGCGTCAAATGCTCGTCCGGCTGCCCCTTGGCGGCGCACTTCGACCTGACCCCGAACCAGGTCATGCGTTCGCTGCAACTGGGATTGCCGGACGTGCTGGAAAGCCGCGCCATCTGGCTTTGTGCCTCGTGCCACACCTGCGCCACGCGGTGTCCGCAGGAGATCGACGTCACCGCCGTGATGGATACGCTGCGCCAGGAGGCAAAAAAGCGCGGCATCGCCCCGGCGATCCCCGAGATCGCCCACTTCAACGACATCTTCCTGGCCAACATCAAGCTCTTCGGCCGGGTCTTCGAGGTCGGCCTGATGGGGCTTTTGAACCTGCGCCTGGGCCAGCCGTTCCGGCACCTGGACCTGGCCTGGCAGATGCTCAAGCGCCGCCGCCTGGGGTTTTTGCCCAAATTCGTGCGCCCGGCCAGGAAGGCCAAACCCGCCACCGGCAAACAAGCCGTCGCCTACTTCCCGGGCTGCGCCCTGGAGGGCTCGTCGGCGGAATACGACCGCACGGCGAGGCGCGTGGCAAAGCAGCTCGGGATCGACCTGGTCGAGCCGCCAGGCTGGACCTGTTGTGGCTCCAGCCCGGCCCACGCCAGCGACCACACCCTGGCCACGGTGCTGCCCATGCGTACCATCGCCACGGTCGAAAAGATGGGCGTCGACACCATTACCTCGCCCTGCTCGTCTTGCTTTGCCAGGCTCAAGACGGCCGAGCACGAGGTGACCAGCGACCAGCGCGCGGCGGCCGCAGCCGAAGCCGAGACCGGCTACACCTACCAGGGCGGCGTCAGCGTCGAGCACCTGATCGACACGCTTTACCGAAAGGCCGGACTCGACGCCATCGCGGCCCAGGTGTCCAAGCCGCTCGAGGGCCTGAAAGTGGCCTGTTACTATGGCTGCCTGATCACCCGGCCGGCCAAGCTGACCGGCGCTGCGCACTACGAATACCCGCAGCAAATGGACGAGCTAATGCGGGCCTTGGGGGCCGAGCCCGTGGACTGGTCGTTCAAGACCGAATGCTGCGGCAATTCGCTGAGTCTGACCCAGACCGAGGTGGCCACGGAGCTCTCGGGGCGTGTGGTGCGCAATGCCCAGGACTGCGGCGCCGAGGCCGTCGTCACCATGTGCCCCATGTGCCACCTGAATTTGGATGCCCGCCAGCCCGAGATGAGGCTCGAAGCGCCGGTTCCCATCCTGCATGCCACGCAGTTGATGCTGCTGGCCTTCGGCAGCGACGAGGGGACGGCCGAGCTTTCGAAGAACATCACCGACCCGCGGCCGCTGCTAGATGCCAAAGGGGTGTTAGGATAG
- a CDS encoding ABC transporter ATP-binding protein, producing MTAVIELSGVHKDFSGSQIIRGVDWSIDEGERHALIGPNGAGKSTLYNLISGKYPISAGSIKLRGREIAGLPPFEINRMGLSRSFQVTNIFHRMTVYENVRCGVLWSLGYKYSLLRPVEELEDVNLRTDEILEEIGMAGRAAVPAGILTYAEQRALEIAITIAGGADIILLDEPTSGMSHSETEQTVELVRRITEGKTLVVVEHDMGVVFDLADRISVLVYGEIIATDRPDRIRSNRAVQEAYLGTEETVES from the coding sequence ATGACGGCGGTCATCGAACTCAGCGGCGTCCACAAGGACTTCAGCGGCTCGCAAATTATCCGCGGAGTCGACTGGAGCATCGACGAGGGCGAGCGCCACGCCCTGATCGGCCCCAACGGCGCCGGCAAGTCGACGCTTTATAACCTGATCAGCGGCAAGTATCCCATCAGCGCCGGCTCGATCAAGCTCAGGGGCCGCGAGATAGCCGGCTTGCCGCCCTTCGAGATCAACCGCATGGGGCTCAGCCGCAGCTTCCAGGTGACCAACATCTTCCACCGCATGACGGTCTACGAAAACGTTCGCTGCGGCGTGCTCTGGTCGCTGGGCTACAAATACTCCCTGTTGCGGCCGGTGGAGGAGCTTGAGGACGTCAACCTGCGCACCGACGAGATCCTGGAAGAGATCGGCATGGCCGGGCGGGCCGCCGTGCCGGCCGGCATCTTGACCTACGCCGAACAGCGCGCCCTGGAGATCGCCATCACCATCGCCGGCGGCGCCGACATCATCCTGCTCGACGAGCCCACCTCGGGCATGAGCCACAGCGAGACCGAGCAGACGGTGGAACTGGTGCGCCGCATCACCGAAGGCAAGACGCTGGTCGTCGTCGAGCACGACATGGGCGTGGTGTTCGACCTGGCCGACCGCATTTCAGTGCTGGTCTACGGCGAGATCATCGCCACCGACCGGCCCGACAGGATCCGCTCGAACCGGGCCGTGCAGGAGGCCTATCTGGGCACCGAGGAGACGGTGGAAAGTTGA